The proteins below are encoded in one region of Candidatus Binatia bacterium:
- a CDS encoding RidA family protein, with the protein MQRQPIKTDAAPKAIGPYEQAIKIDGLVFTAGQIPIDPQTGNFVEGGIAEQTRQVLENLKAVLEAAGSSMDRVVKATVFLKNMADFPAMNEVYAKYFAASKPARSTVAVAELPRGALIEIDLVALT; encoded by the coding sequence ATGCAGCGACAACCGATCAAGACCGATGCGGCGCCGAAGGCGATCGGCCCTTACGAGCAGGCGATAAAGATCGACGGCCTTGTCTTCACCGCCGGCCAGATCCCGATCGATCCGCAAACCGGCAACTTCGTCGAAGGCGGGATCGCCGAGCAGACGCGCCAGGTGCTGGAAAATCTCAAAGCGGTTCTCGAAGCGGCGGGCTCGTCGATGGACCGCGTCGTCAAAGCGACCGTGTTTTTAAAAAATATGGCGGATTTTCCGGCGATGAACGAAGTTTACGCGAAATATTTCGCCGCCTCCAAGCCCGCCCGCTCGACGGTCGCCGTCGCCGAGCTTCCGCGAGGAGCGCTGATCGAGATCGATCTGGTCGCGCTTACTTGA
- a CDS encoding HNH endonuclease, with protein MTVGPPFYVAVSDEEIRRERRKARELRSSQWWKRRCAAGGCHYCGNKFPPRALTMDHIVPIIRGGKSSKGNVVAVCKECNNRKKHSLVWEKDES; from the coding sequence ATGACCGTAGGGCCGCCTTTTTACGTCGCCGTCAGCGACGAGGAGATCCGGCGCGAGCGGCGCAAGGCGCGCGAGCTGCGCTCCAGCCAATGGTGGAAGCGGCGGTGCGCGGCCGGCGGTTGCCATTACTGCGGCAACAAATTTCCGCCGCGCGCGCTGACGATGGACCACATCGTGCCGATCATCCGCGGCGGCAAGAGCAGCAAGGGCAACGTCGTGGCGGTCTGCAAGGAATGCAACAACAGGAAAAAGCACAGCCTGGTATGGGAAAAGGATGAAAGCTGA
- a CDS encoding O-acetyl-ADP-ribose deacetylase: MKAETGQKELKRFLNGRVVVKVGDITKEDVDAIVNAANGSLMGGGGVDGAIHRAGGLAIKEQCGEIRRTRFPDGLPTGQAVLTTAGKMTARHVIHTVGPVYGGGGKEKAALLAACYRNSLALAAKEGIGTIAFPAISTGIYGYPFQEAAQVSSRTIEESLKNYSSLREVRLVFFSRGDAEIFLSSQVFTS; encoded by the coding sequence ATGAAAGCTGAAACAGGTCAGAAAGAGCTGAAGAGATTCCTGAACGGGCGGGTGGTGGTGAAGGTCGGCGACATAACGAAAGAGGACGTGGATGCGATCGTCAACGCGGCGAACGGCTCGCTCATGGGCGGCGGTGGAGTCGATGGAGCGATTCACCGCGCCGGCGGCCTGGCCATTAAAGAACAATGCGGAGAGATCCGCCGAACACGGTTTCCCGATGGCTTGCCCACGGGACAGGCGGTTCTGACGACCGCGGGGAAAATGACGGCGCGGCACGTGATTCACACGGTCGGTCCGGTTTATGGCGGCGGCGGAAAGGAGAAGGCGGCGCTGCTCGCGGCCTGCTATCGCAACTCTCTCGCCCTGGCCGCGAAAGAGGGGATAGGCACGATCGCCTTTCCCGCAATCTCCACGGGAATTTATGGCTATCCGTTTCAGGAAGCCGCCCAGGTTTCCTCCCGAACGATAGAAGAGTCTCTCAAAAATTATTCTTCGCTTCGGGAAGTGCGGTTGGTTTTTTTCAGCCGTGGCGACGCAGAAATATTTTTATCGAGCCAGGTCTTTACGTCTTAG
- a CDS encoding ABC transporter substrate-binding protein: MRKNKSVGIAPRPVFGWALGFGLVLLLVPCLAAAAEKINSSYISVSPGSSSIIWVAKDARLFEKHGLDATVIFISGSVRGIQAILAGEIPIGEGGGPGLTSARLAGGDVVAIAGNVNVLPYYLVAQPSIKKPEELKGKIGGNHIAGTTAEFALRVGLKRLGLDPQKDVTMRVIGGSLDRMIALQKGIVNFTVVTEPGKAMAEKLGFPTVVDMAALQIPFPQNGVYTSTRLIRERPDTVRRYMRAYVEAIHFYKTRKEEAIKISQKYSRLEDRKAQEETWQWHTRYIPDAPYPPVEGYQLILQDLAATNPKASQANVKDYIDTRFIKELEDSGFIKSLSGK, from the coding sequence ATGCGCAAAAACAAATCCGTCGGGATCGCGCCGCGTCCAGTTTTCGGCTGGGCGCTCGGCTTCGGACTTGTCTTGCTTCTTGTGCCGTGCTTGGCCGCCGCCGCGGAAAAAATCAACAGCTCTTACATCTCCGTCTCGCCCGGCTCTTCGTCGATCATCTGGGTCGCCAAAGACGCGCGCCTGTTCGAGAAGCACGGCCTCGACGCGACCGTGATTTTCATTTCCGGCAGCGTGCGCGGCATCCAGGCGATTCTCGCCGGCGAGATTCCGATCGGCGAGGGCGGAGGGCCCGGCTTGACCAGCGCGCGGCTCGCGGGAGGCGACGTGGTCGCGATCGCGGGCAACGTCAACGTCTTGCCGTATTATCTCGTCGCCCAGCCGAGCATCAAAAAGCCCGAGGAATTGAAAGGCAAGATCGGCGGCAACCACATCGCCGGCACGACCGCCGAGTTCGCGCTCCGCGTCGGATTGAAAAGATTGGGCCTGGACCCGCAGAAGGACGTGACGATGCGCGTGATCGGCGGCTCGCTCGATCGCATGATCGCGCTGCAAAAAGGAATCGTCAATTTCACCGTCGTGACCGAGCCGGGCAAAGCGATGGCGGAGAAGCTGGGATTTCCCACCGTGGTCGATATGGCCGCGCTGCAGATCCCGTTTCCGCAAAACGGCGTCTACACTTCGACGCGGCTCATCCGCGAGCGTCCCGACACCGTGCGCCGGTACATGCGGGCGTACGTGGAAGCGATTCATTTTTACAAAACGCGCAAAGAAGAAGCGATCAAGATCTCGCAGAAATATTCGCGCCTGGAGGACCGCAAGGCGCAGGAAGAAACCTGGCAGTGGCACACGCGCTATATTCCCGACGCGCCCTATCCACCGGTCGAGGGCTATCAGTTGATCTTGCAGGACCTGGCCGCGACCAATCCCAAGGCCTCCCAGGCGAACGTGAAGGATTACATCGACACGCGGTTCATCAAAGAACTGGAAGACTCGGGATTCATCAAGAGCTTGTCCGGGAAGTAA